aatttgtttaaatttgaattataaaaaatttttataattaagtcaATCAGTGAATTAACAAGTGATATACCGGATCAAATACGAATACAAATTTTTCCTATTCACTAATAAATGAACCATCACTCACTAAGTTATAAATCCGTGATGGGTTGGTTAAATTGATCCACTGAGTAATCCACTGGTTACGTTGACTCACTAAATACTAAATGAGTATCCCGTGATGAGCTGGTTAGGTTGAGTAACCAAGTGAGTAACCAATGGGATTCGTGTTACCCGTTGACAActctataaataaactataaataggtGGCCATGGGTAGTGTTTCTGGGTGATTGTTGAATAGAGAAGATGAATAACGATGGTGGTAAGGTGGAACGGTTAAAGTATCAcgtcaataattaaattaaatcacatGTCATTCACTCTCGTtgcaaaagattaaattaagcACAAATTATCATATTTAGGATTACAGTGAACATTTTAAATTAGGACCAACAAAACAATCATATTAAGcctaaatcaaattataataaaacattgttattattattaatattatcattattaagcAGGAATAATACACGATCATAATTCTCAACAGCAACaagatgaaaaaggaaaaaaaattgtaccgAGGTGAGGTTTTGTTGAAGATCATAGAACATGGAAAGCTTCTGAGGATCCGAGGCGAACCCTAATTTGGAGAAATCCTTCAGCAGTTTCAACTTTTTCTTGGGAGAGAGAACCTTTTTGGTGTTCTGGTAATACTGCAGATGCCCCTCGTCACAGAAGTCAGAACCCGTTCCCATTCTCACCGCAACACGAGGAGCCACGCCACGGGAACGCGTGTGAGTCCCAGCGCCGGAGACGTAGCTGACATGACGGAAAACGGTGCCAGAAATCTCCATGCGTGACGATGGCAACGAACGACGCAAAGttctccttttcttcctttctaaTCTTTCCTATGCTTCGATAATCTTCTGTGGATGTTCTTTTCTAAATCAACAAAcacgttttttctttttgaattttttcagcTAACGTGGCTATCTCTTATTGGGCCTTTCTGACGTGGATCGCACTTTCGATTAGCCTATGGCGGGCGCGTGACCGTTTTGGTTTTCCACGGGTTTCTTTCGTTCCGCTCATGAATTTCTTTGATCTCGGCCGTTGGATTAACTTCCCATCATCCTGCGGTGGAGATGCAAACAGAGTGATGACACGTGTTAGCTTTTTGCTGACGCGTCACCATTTTAAAGAACACGTGGCCATAGAAGATGCGTTGTGACAGATAGATCTTAGACGACTCGTTATTATCTATACcattaaagaatttattttttatacattttttttaatttatcatattaataaCCACTTTTCGAATTCAaacaataattaacttttaaaatttaaacaattattcataataaaaagttgtttttattttagatttttaataaatattttcttttttgaattaagtaattactttaataaaaaatattaaaatagtaagaaatttataaattatttgtttttacaattatttgttataaaagttatttcataatttgttaatgatttcaattttaataataaaaaatcatttcacattttaataatttttttctggaCAAACATTCGCTGAATTGTTTTTActtgtttatataaatttttcaaactcTTATCAAATAACTTTCCTCCTTTACGGAAgtatattacatataaaaagttcagatttaattattttaaatttaatttgaaaatctatccaattaattaaaatatatcttttcgttaatatacttttattatatttcaacggtttatatttaatgttattaattaacagagtatttaaaattctttatctttaaacgaattttaaaatctaataaaaataaaatcattaaattttatttttaaagaaaaatatataaagatatatttaaaatatatcttttcgttaatatacttttattttattgaattttgaaatttaaagaaaaatttaaatatatatctttaaaatatatctttaaaatatatttaaataaaaataaagatatatttaaaatatatcttttcgttaatatacttttattttattgaattttgaaatttaaaaaaaaattctttatctttaaacgaattttaaaatctaataaaaataaaatctttcatcgaatcttaaaatttaataaaactttttcatcaaatattaacatttattaaagaaaaacataaattttaagactatttttgaaaattaaaaaatgtcaaagGTCTGGTTAATAACAAAcagtatagaaaaaaaaaatgtcaaaatagtaATGCTCtgtcaattaaataataaaacagtgcaaaaataaaaaatacggGCTAGTCCACTCAGGACGAATTTATTCTCCAACCCATTTTCAGGTAAGTCAGTCTGGTTCGACCCGATTTgtcattcttaattatttttctcttaatatcAATAATATCCATTTATTAGtgttatatacttttttttttaactatcgaatttattttgataatgaaaaatatcCTCCAACTTTTCATCATTACTTTTACTCCTTAGAAGAATGACTTTTACAAGATTttccaattaaattttcattcttGAACGAAAAGAACGTAATTGACTATATAATGCGGTGGAAATCGCTTCAGAAGTGTTTTTCCCAATCTCTACAGATTGAACATGACTGTTATACTATTGAAGTAACTCTATAAACATTGATCACATGCACCTTCAAAAGCCaaagtttcttcttcttcttcttcacggtCTTCGTTACATGCACCTAATAGAGTTCACTGTTGAAATTTAACTACCCTGAAGTGAAGACCCTATGACCTTACTATGGAGTTTTCTCTCTTCAGAACAGGAAATTTAACATGTTGGGAGCTGACACATTATTAGCCATTTGACCTTACTATTGAGTTTTCTCTCTTCAGAATCTCTTCATGTCTAACAAGCATTGCCATTGGAgatgagaaaaagaataatgaatGTTGAATACCCATCTTTTGTAGCATTAAGTAACAGTGGTTTACCATGATTATGGTATGCCAGCCAAAAGTTCTCGAGAACCTGCTAGGTGTCCTGGTACACGTTGCCGTATCTCTTCAAAACAACACATTGTTTCTGAGTCCAATCCTCCAGCAAACTATAAAAACATGCTAAAATAAGTATGACAGCTTCGTATATGATGAAATTGGTGCATGTGGTCTATGTAATAAAATGAAGAACATGCTgtgaaagataaataatatttcattcagTGAGAGTGGCCTTTTGATAACATGTAAACAAACATGTTTAGGGATTCAATTTATGATGTGCTTTAGTCACAAATTTCTGAACATTTGTTAGTTACACATTTTTCCAACCCACAGAGTCGGAGGAAAATCAGAAGTGATGACAAAAATTCTGCAGAAAGATGCTAACAGTTTACCTGATGGGCTCTGTATGCAAAATGCACACCCTGAAGCAGAAGAGAATCTTGAATAGATTCTCTGTCGGAATTGCGAACAGATTCAAGCTCGATTGTCACTCTTTTCATGTACATCTTGACCAGGGTCATGGAAGCCTGCTTTATCTGCGTATAGATGATATATTATTCACCAGCACATGTTTTACAAGGCAAATTTAGCATGCGCAAAGACAACAACAGAAGACAACAAATCTTCTAAGGGTTTGTTTGAAAGTTTCTCCTAAACACTTCTACGagagaaaaataactaaaaaaaaaaatgaaatttgattcTGTATAAGATACACTTCTATTAGCTTCTCATAATTCCTGCTTTTAATTCATGTACAAAGTAGTTTTAGTCTATGGAGAAACTAATTTCATGtctctttcttgttttttttctcaGCTAGAAGTGTTTATGAAGAAGTATCCTCCAAACAGGCCCTAAGAGAAGACATTGAAAAGCATGAGAAACAATCATGCTCTTATATAAATGCAAATGACTTATGATAAGAAACACATGGATTGTGATCATTGGAAATGTACGGCCATCTCCTGTAGTTGTTGGTGATCATTAACAAATTAGACAGTCACATCTTCTAAATCATGCAGTAACCAGACTCCTGAGTAATACGTCCAAAGTAAAATGCATACTTCATTGAATTTGTTAAACATGACTGAAAGAAAAACAACTCATGAGATTTAACGCAGAAAGTTTTAATCACAGGGACATCCTTGTATGAACATTGAACATTGATCTCACTTCAGAGGTATAGACTACGTTCATTCAATGTTCTCATTTCAAAGATAAAGCATAAAAAACCATACATTGCTCATTATTCCAGAATCAAGCATCCATGCAGTTGGAATGTTGTACACTTGATATGAATGTATGACTGAACTTCTTAGCTTGATTAGCCTCTGTATTCTCCTCTCAGACCTGTTACAATGAGATGTAAAGAGAGACAGAGTTAGCATCCTTGACCTGTAAGTGTCATATCAGTGATTAATGAATAGGAACAACATATCTAACTTGTCTAATAGGCTGGCCATCTTTTTTAAGGCAGCTCCACATGGAATATCAGGGTCATCCTTGTAGGAGGAAATTTCCTGTTCTAGCATTTTGAGTTCATGATACTCAATTGCAGCCTCTCTCAATGCATCAGCTCTCTTCTCAGGCCACTTAAAATGCTTCAAGACAGCACGTTCATCAGCCTGCAGAATGAAAGATACAGTCctttgttttaaaaaagaaaccaGTTATAATTTATGTTGTACCTGATTACAACATTACGTGACACTGGCATACTTTTAAGAACCTTGTAGTACAGTCTCATTTTCTGATGAAACTTCATTAGATGTACATTATTAAACTAAACATTAATACCTTAAGTCATGCATTTCTGCATAACCACCTTTCCTTGTAGGGCTCGATGAAGGTTAAACTATATGCAGCAGTAAAGCTCGATGAGCAGATGTACGAATAGaatataccattttttttttcttgggaaCAGGAAAGGAGGATGACATTAAATGCTAAATCAATGAAGTTATCTTTCAGAGTTCATATAAAAGTATTGCCTCCATTTCTTGTTACATGtcacttttaaagaaattaaatatttcttcttatctgtcattaattattatttttcttatttaaaactTGCAAAATGAAAAGGACAAATAAAAGTGTAAAGAAAGAATATCAACGTACAGATAAGAAAGATACTaggaaattacaaatatatctTAAATGATAAATAGTTAAACCAATTGGCTGCTCAAGCAGTAGTCATCGTCTGCCAGATAAACAGTTTCGCTAGAAACTTACCAATGATGATAGTTTTCCATCAAGCCAATTAACAAACTTTAAGACCTCTTCAATATCCGTGAATGCTGCATCTACTACTTTCTTTATGAGGTCATTAACGAACTCTCCTTTTGTTTCAATATCTGTCCTTATCTGGAAATGATGGTCATTTATTAGTCTCATTAAATAGTAGTACACATCTCAaagttaaaaacacatttaatgcAAAGCTTACGGCTAACAGATGAGCTGAACGGTTTTGAATTTCTCCCACAATGCTACTGTGTGCACTAATAACTACTGGTCTCTGATGATTCACAGGTCCTTTTGAGTCTATCTTCCCATCTTTACTCTTTAACGAGTGAAATAGTTCAACAATTGCAGCACCCTTTTTGGTGTCAGATAATCTTGCTGAAGGCCGAGATGGAATTGGAGGTGGTGGAGGAGGCGGAGGGG
This genomic stretch from Vigna radiata var. radiata cultivar VC1973A chromosome 7, Vradiata_ver6, whole genome shotgun sequence harbors:
- the LOC106765835 gene encoding protein CHUP1, chloroplastic isoform X1; the encoded protein is MKQKTPSSPITAGTALKKHGDNNKSLQSPPQPRLRASSKAPKSPPESSTRAKSVPLALKDVSRAKRGAVVGSRKGREAEEAEVVVVARPRRRLGDFGLRKSGDDDPDGKKRKELQEKLEVSENLIKSLQSEVLALKEELERVKSLNVELESQNTKLTRNLAAAEAKQATVGIGNSGKKESLIEHQSPNFKDIQKLIADKLELSRVKKEGNPEVNFAKASIPSPTRSFSIHETKSIGRKSPPNIYPQPPPPLPPPIIERNSAHSTCLQPPPPPPPPPIPSRPSARLSDTKKGAAIVELFHSLKSKDGKIDSKGPVNHQRPVVISAHSSIVGEIQNRSAHLLAIRTDIETKGEFVNDLIKKVVDAAFTDIEEVLKFVNWLDGKLSSLADERAVLKHFKWPEKRADALREAAIEYHELKMLEQEISSYKDDPDIPCGAALKKMASLLDKSERRIQRLIKLRSSVIHSYQVYNIPTAWMLDSGIMSNIKQASMTLVKMYMKRVTIELESVRNSDRESIQDSLLLQGVHFAYRAHQFAGGLDSETMCCFEEIRQRVPGHLAGSRELLAGIP
- the LOC106765835 gene encoding protein CHUP1, chloroplastic isoform X2, with translation MKQKTPSSPITAGTALKKHGDNNKSLQSPPQPRLRASSKAPKSPPESSTRAKSVPLALKDVSRAKRGAVVGSRKGREAEEAEVVVVARPRRRLGDFGLRKSGDDDPDGKKRKELQEKLEVSENLIKSLQSEVLALKEELERVKSLNVELESQNTKLTRNLAAAEAKQATVGIGNSGKESLIEHQSPNFKDIQKLIADKLELSRVKKEGNPEVNFAKASIPSPTRSFSIHETKSIGRKSPPNIYPQPPPPLPPPIIERNSAHSTCLQPPPPPPPPPIPSRPSARLSDTKKGAAIVELFHSLKSKDGKIDSKGPVNHQRPVVISAHSSIVGEIQNRSAHLLAIRTDIETKGEFVNDLIKKVVDAAFTDIEEVLKFVNWLDGKLSSLADERAVLKHFKWPEKRADALREAAIEYHELKMLEQEISSYKDDPDIPCGAALKKMASLLDKSERRIQRLIKLRSSVIHSYQVYNIPTAWMLDSGIMSNIKQASMTLVKMYMKRVTIELESVRNSDRESIQDSLLLQGVHFAYRAHQFAGGLDSETMCCFEEIRQRVPGHLAGSRELLAGIP